Proteins encoded by one window of Synechococcus sp. WH 7805:
- a CDS encoding bifunctional diguanylate cyclase/phosphodiesterase, producing the protein MKISLFTKTSLFRIQNIRIRLAPRFMIPLLAFLCINILTSDLDRRHQKTTLDKKVDQISAIILPYVVDKEIDILKAIGKSEVERNAQLRSIYIHLVGINQSIAINSTPRVNLPATGQVTYQSTTNLVNQGLKVADLKIKFSLTSPTNNLVRINILALIAIFAYFLIKKQINSTLIAEKRKIASLGLHLALEASSDGWWEINKSENKALVSKKLCNLLSIKHNDKHKTIVELNANWWINYFEQSYDLIKFLCLQNASITHKEVKILPEKGKKLHHISIKRVKILGNKYIKDTIVFMLTNVSEEVANRSRIEDMAYTDNLTKLSNRVSFELELEKLSAEKNRHQYRYSLLMLDIDNFKLLNDINGHIIGDQFLREISNRLRLILRPMDFIARIGGDEFVIIARFPNSNDEDIMRRSLAIGEKIRKAISKPFLVDDLALQYNCSIGICIDKDQSDSPLSILDNADLALYDAKDKGRNKVSFFKDSMKDVVSRRASLKEMISEALNKKTIYIHYQPIFDISLKKRGQQKLQIVGYEALFRCDHINASPGQIIKTAERTGQIDQVTEAVIDAIGNDIKYNKIRLISTQKISINVSAVEILNPNFSKQLLDRLAQNNINNDQICIEVTETAFISNIELAKRNIALLRLENIQVAMDDFGTGYASIQTLRNIKFDQIKIDQSYIQGPMNDINLALIKSLIWTARAINVDLVAEGIETEEQLNTLSSLGCTLGQGFFLDQFDERNMEAKTPLDKHF; encoded by the coding sequence ATGAAAATATCTCTTTTCACAAAAACTTCTCTTTTCCGTATACAAAATATTCGCATAAGATTAGCACCAAGATTTATGATCCCATTATTAGCTTTTTTATGCATCAATATATTGACCAGCGACCTAGATAGAAGACATCAAAAAACAACGCTAGACAAAAAAGTCGACCAAATCTCCGCAATCATATTACCCTATGTTGTAGACAAAGAAATCGATATACTGAAAGCCATTGGGAAATCCGAAGTAGAGAGAAATGCGCAACTAAGATCAATTTACATACACTTAGTCGGGATCAATCAATCAATCGCTATTAATTCCACCCCAAGAGTAAACCTCCCTGCCACTGGTCAGGTCACTTATCAATCGACAACAAACCTTGTTAATCAGGGATTGAAAGTTGCCGACCTCAAAATTAAATTCTCACTGACAAGCCCAACAAATAACTTAGTAAGGATCAATATTTTAGCTTTAATAGCAATCTTTGCTTATTTCTTAATTAAAAAGCAAATAAATTCTACATTGATAGCAGAAAAGAGAAAAATAGCAAGTTTAGGCCTTCATCTTGCTTTGGAGGCAAGCTCTGACGGTTGGTGGGAAATCAACAAAAGCGAAAATAAAGCGCTAGTTTCAAAGAAATTGTGCAACCTGTTGTCTATCAAACATAATGATAAACATAAAACTATTGTTGAATTGAATGCGAATTGGTGGATAAATTATTTCGAACAATCTTATGATCTTATTAAATTCTTGTGTCTCCAGAATGCTAGCATAACACATAAAGAGGTTAAAATATTACCCGAAAAGGGTAAAAAACTACATCACATATCAATTAAAAGGGTCAAGATTCTTGGAAATAAATATATAAAAGATACAATCGTTTTCATGCTCACAAATGTCAGCGAAGAAGTTGCCAACAGAAGTCGCATTGAAGACATGGCTTACACAGATAACCTTACCAAGTTATCAAATAGAGTTTCATTTGAGCTCGAACTAGAAAAATTATCAGCAGAAAAGAATAGACATCAATATCGATATTCTTTGCTTATGCTCGATATTGATAATTTCAAACTCCTCAACGATATAAATGGCCACATCATTGGTGATCAATTTTTAAGAGAAATAAGCAATCGTTTAAGGCTTATACTTAGACCAATGGATTTTATTGCAAGAATTGGTGGTGATGAATTTGTAATCATCGCTCGATTTCCTAATAGCAATGATGAAGATATCATGAGACGAAGCCTCGCGATTGGTGAAAAAATCAGGAAAGCAATATCCAAGCCATTTTTAGTTGATGATCTAGCATTACAATACAACTGCAGTATCGGTATATGCATCGACAAAGACCAATCAGATAGTCCATTATCTATTCTTGATAATGCTGATCTAGCACTCTACGATGCAAAAGACAAGGGAAGAAACAAAGTTTCTTTCTTTAAAGATTCCATGAAGGATGTTGTTTCTCGAAGAGCATCACTGAAAGAAATGATTAGCGAAGCCCTAAATAAAAAGACAATTTATATTCACTACCAACCAATATTTGACATATCCTTGAAAAAAAGAGGCCAACAAAAGCTTCAAATAGTTGGGTATGAGGCTTTATTTCGATGTGATCACATTAATGCTAGTCCAGGTCAGATTATAAAAACTGCCGAAAGAACAGGTCAGATAGATCAAGTAACAGAAGCTGTCATTGATGCTATTGGCAATGACATCAAATACAATAAGATACGCCTCATCTCAACTCAAAAAATATCTATTAATGTCAGTGCTGTAGAAATTTTGAATCCTAATTTTTCAAAACAATTACTTGATCGTCTAGCACAAAATAATATTAACAATGATCAGATTTGCATTGAAGTAACTGAAACTGCATTTATCAGCAACATAGAATTGGCGAAAAGAAATATTGCTCTACTGAGGTTAGAAAATATACAAGTTGCAATGGATGACTTTGGAACAGGATATGCGTCAATCCAGACCCTGAGAAATATTAAATTTGATCAAATAAAAATTGATCAGTCGTACATACAAGGGCCAATGAATGATATCAATTTGGCGTTAATCAAATCATTAATATGGACTGCAAGAGCAATTAATGTTGATTTAGTAGCAGAAGGAATTGAAACTGAAGAACAACTTAATACCTTGAGTTCACTGGGATGCACATTAGGCCAAGGTTTTTTTCTTGATCAATTTGATGAGCGCAATATGGAAGCCAAAACTCCACTCGATAAACATTTCTGA
- a CDS encoding magnesium chelatase subunit H yields the protein MFTQVRSADRRVAPVEGQNHKSVMKAVYVVLEPQYQNSLTQAATALNAAEGDLGIDLCGYLIEELRDPDNYENFKQDVSEADVFIASLIFIEDLAQKVVEAVAPHRDRLKAAVVFPSMPEVMRLNKLGSFSMAQLGQSKSAIAGFMKKRKEAGGAGFQDAMLKLLNTLPTVLKYLPVEKAQDARSFMLSFQYWLGGTPDNLRNFLLMLADKYVFPAVEGEERPAMEVAEPEVFPDLGIWHPLAPTMFEDLKEYLNWTSSRTDLSDEAWQGPVIGLVLQRSHIVTGDDAHYVAVVQELEFRGARVIPIFCGGLDFSKPVNAFFYDPLNPEQPLVDGIVSLTGFALVGGPARQDHPKAIESLKKLNRPYMVALPLVFQTTQEWEDSDLGLHPVQVALQIAIPELDGAIEPIVLSGRDDATGKAHTLQDRVDAIAERAIRWSSLRIKPRNQKKLAITVFSFPPDKGNVGTAAYLDVFGSIHRVLEEMKAKGYDIQDLPRDSKTLMEAVINDPEAMQGAPELSIAHRMSVEEYERLTPYSERLEENWGKPPGNLNSDGQNLLIYGRHFGNVFVGVQPTFGYEGDPMRLLYSRSASPHHGFAAYYTYLEKVWRADAVLHFGTHGSLEFMPGKQMGMSETCYPDSLIGSLPNLYYYAANNPSEATIAKRRGYASTISYLTPPAENAGLYKGLKELGELVGSYQQLREGGRGVQIVNTIVETARQCNLDKDVDLPEDDAASLDLDGRDALVGAVYRQLMEIESRLLPCGLHTIGKPPTAEEAVATLVNIAALEREEDGLRSLPGLLAEAMGRTIEDIYRGNDEGVLADVELNRTITETSRAAIGSMVRSLTGLDGRVNMRGNFGWLLDLLTKFGLKLPTPWLRACCGAGFTSIDSTELDKLFAYLRFCLEQICADMEMESLLRALDGEYVLPGPGGDPIRNPGVLPSGKNIHALDPQAIPTRAAVAAAKGVVDKLIERQREEQGTWPETIACVLWGTDNIKTYGESLAQILWFVGVKPMADSVGRVNKLELIPLEELGRPRIDVVVNCSGVFRDLFINQMALIDQAVKMAAEADEPLEQNFVRRHALEQAEKEGTSLRDAACRVFSNASGSYSSNVNLAVENSTWEEEGELQEMYLSRKTFAFNADNPGEMNQKRDVFENVMKTADVTFQNLDSAEISLTDVSHYFDSDPTKLIKGLRDDGKAPTSYIADTTTANAQVRSLSETIRLDSRTKLLNPKWYEGMLDSGYEGVREVAKRLNFTLGWSATSGAVDNFVYEEANDTFINDPEMRKRLLELNPHSFRRIVGTLLEVNGRGYWETSDENIQQLQELYQEVEDRIEGVTS from the coding sequence ATGTTTACACAGGTCCGCTCCGCAGATCGTCGCGTTGCTCCTGTGGAGGGTCAAAACCACAAGTCCGTGATGAAGGCGGTGTATGTGGTTCTGGAACCTCAGTACCAAAACTCACTCACTCAGGCCGCCACTGCTCTGAATGCGGCTGAAGGCGATCTGGGCATTGATCTTTGCGGCTATTTGATCGAGGAACTACGTGATCCCGATAATTACGAAAATTTCAAGCAGGATGTCAGCGAGGCGGATGTATTTATCGCCTCTCTCATTTTTATTGAGGATTTAGCGCAGAAGGTCGTCGAGGCAGTGGCCCCCCACCGCGACCGTCTCAAAGCGGCTGTGGTGTTTCCTTCGATGCCGGAGGTGATGCGCCTGAACAAGCTCGGCTCCTTTTCGATGGCGCAGCTTGGGCAGAGCAAGAGCGCCATTGCCGGCTTCATGAAAAAGCGGAAAGAAGCCGGCGGAGCTGGCTTTCAGGACGCCATGCTCAAGCTCCTCAACACGCTTCCGACTGTTCTCAAATACCTGCCAGTGGAGAAGGCACAGGACGCGAGAAGCTTCATGCTCAGTTTTCAGTATTGGCTGGGCGGAACGCCGGACAACCTCAGGAATTTCCTGCTGATGCTGGCCGACAAATACGTTTTTCCAGCTGTTGAGGGTGAAGAGCGTCCGGCTATGGAGGTGGCGGAGCCGGAGGTATTCCCTGATCTGGGGATTTGGCACCCACTCGCTCCCACCATGTTTGAGGATCTCAAGGAATACCTCAACTGGACGTCGAGCCGAACCGATTTATCCGATGAGGCTTGGCAAGGCCCTGTGATTGGTCTTGTTCTTCAACGGAGTCACATCGTGACCGGTGATGACGCTCACTACGTTGCTGTTGTTCAGGAGCTTGAATTCCGCGGTGCTCGGGTGATCCCGATCTTCTGCGGTGGTCTCGACTTCTCCAAGCCTGTTAATGCTTTTTTCTATGACCCGCTGAATCCGGAACAGCCATTGGTTGATGGCATCGTCTCGCTGACTGGTTTCGCACTGGTTGGTGGTCCGGCTCGCCAAGACCACCCCAAGGCAATCGAGTCGCTCAAGAAGCTCAATCGCCCCTACATGGTGGCCTTGCCATTGGTCTTCCAGACCACCCAGGAATGGGAGGACAGCGACCTTGGCCTTCACCCCGTGCAAGTGGCACTGCAGATTGCGATTCCAGAGCTGGATGGTGCCATCGAACCCATCGTTCTGTCCGGCCGTGATGATGCAACCGGAAAAGCTCATACCCTCCAAGATCGTGTTGATGCCATCGCCGAGAGGGCGATTCGCTGGTCATCTTTGCGAATCAAGCCGCGCAATCAGAAGAAGTTAGCGATCACCGTCTTCAGCTTTCCACCGGACAAGGGAAATGTGGGAACGGCGGCCTATCTCGATGTGTTCGGATCCATTCATCGTGTTCTCGAAGAGATGAAGGCGAAGGGATACGACATCCAGGATCTTCCGCGTGATTCCAAAACCCTGATGGAAGCGGTGATCAATGACCCCGAAGCGATGCAGGGAGCACCAGAGCTTTCGATTGCCCACCGCATGAGTGTGGAGGAGTACGAGCGGCTGACTCCTTACTCAGAGCGTTTGGAGGAGAACTGGGGGAAGCCTCCCGGAAATCTCAACAGTGACGGGCAGAACCTGCTGATTTATGGCCGTCACTTCGGCAATGTGTTTGTTGGTGTGCAGCCCACATTTGGTTACGAAGGTGATCCCATGCGCCTTCTCTATTCCCGCAGCGCTAGCCCGCACCACGGTTTTGCTGCTTATTACACCTACCTCGAAAAAGTGTGGCGCGCTGATGCCGTTCTCCACTTCGGAACCCACGGCTCTCTCGAATTCATGCCGGGCAAGCAGATGGGCATGAGCGAAACCTGCTATCCGGATTCATTGATTGGCTCCTTGCCGAATCTCTATTACTACGCAGCAAACAATCCTTCTGAGGCCACGATCGCCAAACGCCGCGGCTACGCCTCCACGATCAGCTACCTCACGCCACCTGCAGAGAATGCCGGCCTCTACAAGGGCCTCAAAGAGCTTGGTGAACTCGTCGGTTCCTATCAGCAATTGCGCGAGGGTGGTCGCGGCGTTCAAATCGTGAACACGATTGTTGAAACGGCCCGACAATGCAATCTGGACAAGGATGTTGACCTTCCTGAGGACGATGCCGCATCCCTTGATCTCGATGGACGGGATGCTCTGGTTGGAGCTGTTTACCGCCAATTGATGGAGATTGAAAGTCGTCTCCTCCCCTGCGGTCTCCATACCATTGGCAAGCCTCCGACTGCTGAAGAGGCTGTCGCAACCTTGGTCAATATTGCGGCACTAGAGCGTGAGGAAGACGGTCTTCGTTCACTGCCGGGGCTTCTCGCTGAAGCGATGGGACGCACCATCGAAGACATTTATCGAGGAAATGATGAGGGCGTTCTTGCTGATGTTGAACTGAATCGCACAATCACCGAAACATCCCGGGCGGCCATCGGCTCCATGGTTCGTTCCTTGACCGGTCTTGATGGCCGGGTGAACATGCGCGGCAATTTCGGTTGGCTTCTTGATCTCCTCACCAAGTTCGGCCTGAAGCTCCCCACTCCCTGGCTGAGGGCATGCTGTGGCGCTGGTTTCACCAGCATCGATTCCACCGAGCTCGACAAGCTTTTCGCCTACCTGCGTTTTTGCCTTGAGCAAATCTGCGCGGATATGGAGATGGAAAGTTTGCTCCGGGCGCTAGATGGTGAATACGTGCTTCCAGGGCCAGGCGGAGATCCCATCCGTAACCCCGGTGTTCTTCCCAGCGGCAAGAATATTCACGCCCTTGATCCGCAGGCGATACCTACTCGAGCTGCTGTCGCAGCTGCGAAGGGTGTGGTTGATAAGTTGATTGAGCGACAGCGTGAAGAGCAGGGCACGTGGCCTGAAACCATTGCCTGTGTTCTCTGGGGTACGGACAACATCAAGACCTACGGTGAATCTCTAGCGCAGATCCTCTGGTTTGTTGGCGTCAAGCCGATGGCTGATTCTGTCGGTCGGGTGAATAAGCTTGAGTTGATCCCCCTCGAGGAGTTGGGGCGCCCTCGGATTGATGTGGTGGTGAACTGCTCGGGTGTTTTTCGTGATCTGTTCATCAACCAGATGGCCTTGATTGATCAGGCTGTGAAAATGGCCGCTGAAGCTGATGAACCGCTCGAGCAGAATTTTGTTCGTCGCCATGCTTTGGAACAGGCCGAGAAGGAAGGTACAAGTCTCCGCGATGCGGCTTGCAGAGTGTTCTCGAATGCGAGTGGCAGCTACAGCTCAAATGTGAACCTCGCTGTAGAAAACAGCACTTGGGAAGAGGAAGGAGAATTGCAGGAGATGTACCTCTCCCGTAAAACATTTGCATTCAATGCGGATAATCCTGGTGAGATGAACCAGAAGCGTGATGTGTTTGAGAACGTGATGAAAACAGCTGATGTCACTTTCCAGAATCTTGATTCAGCAGAGATTTCACTCACGGACGTGAGCCATTATTTCGATAGTGATCCCACTAAATTGATTAAAGGGTTGCGTGACGACGGCAAAGCACCAACCAGCTATATCGCTGATACCACAACAGCCAATGCCCAGGTGCGTTCCCTGAGTGAGACGATTCGCCTGGATTCACGGACCAAGCTCCTGAATCCCAAGTGGTACGAAGGCATGCTTGATTCCGGTTACGAGGGCGTGCGAGAGGTGGCCAAGCGTCTCAACTTCACGCTCGGTTGGAGTGCAACCAGTGGCGCTGTTGACAACTTCGTTTACGAGGAAGCCAATGACACCTTCATCAATGATCCTGAGATGAGGAAGCGTCTGTTGGAGTTGAACCCTCATAGCTTCCGGCGCATTGTTGGAACGCTGCTGGAAGTGAACGGACGCGGTTATTGGGAAACATCCGATGAAAATATTCAACAGCTTCAAGAGCTTTATCAGGAAGTAGAAGATCGGATCGAGGGCGTAACTTCGTAA
- the dapB gene encoding 4-hydroxy-tetrahydrodipicolinate reductase, with amino-acid sequence MNSAAGGSIPVVVTGALGRMGAEVIRAIRAAEDCHLVGAVDTTPGKEGEDVGLALGLGELEVAVTADLEGCLCSCSQAVRDQGPGGGAVMVDFTHPSVVYGNTRAAIAYGVHPVIGTTGLSPQQMNDLSEFAQKASIGGAVIPNFSVGMVLLQQAAAAAARFYDHAELTELHHNRKADAPSGTCIKTAELMEELGKSFNPEEVEEHESLEGSRGGRRPSGLRLHSLRLPGLVAHQEVMFGAPGETYTLRHDTIDRSAYMPGVLLCVRRVRQLEGLVYGLERLI; translated from the coding sequence ATGAATTCAGCAGCGGGTGGTTCAATCCCTGTCGTGGTAACAGGAGCACTCGGACGGATGGGTGCCGAAGTGATCAGAGCCATCAGGGCCGCCGAGGACTGCCACCTTGTTGGTGCTGTTGATACCACTCCCGGGAAGGAAGGTGAGGACGTCGGTCTTGCCCTTGGCCTGGGAGAGCTCGAGGTGGCCGTCACAGCAGATCTCGAAGGCTGCCTGTGCTCATGCAGCCAGGCTGTGCGAGATCAAGGCCCCGGCGGCGGTGCCGTGATGGTGGACTTCACCCATCCATCGGTCGTTTACGGCAATACCCGCGCCGCAATCGCTTACGGCGTGCACCCCGTGATCGGCACAACCGGTTTATCACCGCAGCAGATGAACGATCTCAGTGAGTTTGCGCAGAAAGCCTCCATCGGCGGCGCCGTGATTCCCAATTTCTCCGTGGGAATGGTTCTGCTGCAGCAGGCAGCTGCTGCAGCGGCACGCTTCTACGACCATGCCGAACTCACGGAGCTCCATCACAACCGCAAGGCTGATGCACCCAGCGGTACCTGCATCAAAACCGCTGAACTGATGGAAGAACTTGGCAAATCCTTCAACCCTGAGGAGGTTGAAGAACATGAATCGCTCGAAGGCAGCCGGGGGGGGCGCCGCCCCAGTGGGCTTCGCCTCCATTCACTGAGGTTGCCAGGCTTGGTCGCCCACCAGGAGGTGATGTTTGGTGCTCCGGGAGAGACGTACACCCTTCGCCATGACACGATCGATCGTTCGGCTTACATGCCTGGGGTTCTTTTATGTGTGCGCCGGGTTCGTCAACTCGAGGGGCTTGTCTATGGCCTTGAACGCCTGATCTGA